One Mycolicibacterium goodii genomic region harbors:
- a CDS encoding ABC transporter ATP-binding protein, which yields MASVTFSKVEKSYGAVTVVKDLDLELADGSLTVLVGPSGCGKTTSLRMLAGLEPVTSGTIHIGDRDVTKLEPRDRDIAMVFQNYALYPHLTVRENIAFPLRATKIPRAEALRRADDIAASLGLGALGSRKPKDLSGGQQQRVAIGRAIIREPAVFLFDEPLSNLDAKLRVETRTELLRLQRRLGITALYVTHDQEEAMTLSDRIVVMRDGRIAQAGPPEEVYRRPADTFVATFVGSPKMNLVDGVVSGGQLRTESGLRIRVGGPDAAAVTVGVRPDDLTLTPTSEPADGAPTVELVELLGPRAIVTVRAGEHRLTSVVDAPSLSGIPTGTTVELSARDVHRFDVATGTRLPD from the coding sequence ATGGCATCGGTGACCTTCTCCAAGGTCGAGAAGTCCTACGGCGCGGTGACGGTCGTCAAGGATCTCGACCTGGAACTCGCCGACGGCAGCCTGACCGTCCTGGTGGGGCCCTCCGGTTGCGGCAAGACCACTTCGCTGCGGATGCTCGCAGGTCTGGAACCGGTCACGTCGGGCACCATTCACATCGGTGACCGTGACGTGACGAAACTGGAGCCCCGCGACCGCGACATCGCGATGGTGTTCCAGAACTATGCGCTGTACCCGCATCTGACGGTCCGGGAGAACATCGCGTTTCCCCTGCGCGCCACCAAGATTCCGCGCGCAGAGGCGCTGAGGCGGGCCGACGACATCGCCGCGTCGCTCGGGCTCGGTGCACTCGGGTCCCGCAAACCCAAGGACCTCTCCGGCGGCCAGCAGCAGCGTGTCGCGATCGGTCGCGCGATCATCCGCGAACCCGCGGTGTTTCTGTTCGACGAGCCGTTGAGCAATCTCGACGCCAAGCTACGCGTGGAGACACGCACCGAACTGCTGCGCCTGCAGCGACGTCTCGGCATCACGGCGCTCTACGTCACGCACGATCAGGAGGAGGCGATGACGCTGTCGGACCGCATCGTGGTGATGCGCGACGGCCGTATAGCCCAGGCCGGTCCGCCAGAGGAGGTGTACCGCCGTCCGGCCGACACATTCGTCGCGACGTTCGTCGGCAGCCCCAAGATGAACCTCGTCGACGGCGTGGTGAGCGGTGGGCAACTGCGTACCGAATCCGGCCTGCGGATCCGGGTCGGCGGACCCGACGCCGCCGCGGTGACAGTCGGTGTGCGGCCTGATGATCTGACGCTGACGCCCACCTCCGAACCGGCCGACGGCGCACCGACGGTCGAACTGGTCGAGTTGCTCGGCCCCCGCGCGATCGTCACGGTGCGCGCCGGCGAACATCGGCTCACAAGCGTCGTCGACGCGCCGTCGCTCTCCGGGATACCCACCGGCACAACCGTGGAACTGTCGGCGCGCGACGTGCACCGCTTCGACGTCGCCACCGGGACACGCCTGCCGGACTGA
- a CDS encoding ATP-grasp domain-containing protein — MKLSRPDVFHPRVVLASCAALPQGDGDDDGLVAALRARGLHARWLSWDDPQTHEADLVILRATWDYTERLPEFLSWTRSVRNLLNAPEIVEWNTDKRYLDDLARLGVPVVPTRYFAVDEEVEIPSGPDGEIGEIGEIGEIGEIVVKPAVGAGSAGALRFADRVAALAHAAALQRQGRAVLVQPYDPRITEGETALVFLGGEESHAFTKGPMLPSPGQKPEFDPSGTYAEETLSRADPDEQVWRVGRLAVWAVTRLFDIEPEDLLYARVDVIGGADDPRLLELELVEPSLGFRQLGADDRAGAEREFALGVERALERFGLGPLSHRST, encoded by the coding sequence GTGAAGCTCTCCCGTCCGGATGTGTTCCATCCTCGCGTCGTCCTCGCGTCGTGCGCGGCCCTGCCCCAGGGCGACGGCGACGACGACGGGCTGGTCGCTGCGCTGCGGGCCCGCGGTCTGCATGCCCGGTGGTTGTCGTGGGACGACCCGCAGACCCACGAAGCGGATCTGGTGATCCTGCGGGCCACGTGGGACTACACCGAGCGTCTCCCGGAGTTCCTGTCGTGGACGCGTTCGGTGCGCAACCTGCTCAACGCGCCCGAGATCGTGGAGTGGAACACCGACAAGCGCTATCTCGACGACCTCGCGCGCCTCGGCGTGCCGGTGGTGCCGACGAGGTACTTCGCGGTCGACGAGGAGGTGGAGATCCCGTCGGGACCCGACGGTGAGATCGGCGAGATCGGCGAGATCGGTGAGATCGGTGAGATCGTGGTGAAACCCGCCGTCGGCGCCGGATCGGCCGGAGCGCTGCGGTTCGCCGACCGGGTCGCCGCACTCGCCCACGCCGCCGCACTGCAGCGGCAGGGCCGGGCGGTGCTGGTGCAGCCCTACGATCCCCGGATCACCGAGGGGGAGACCGCGCTGGTCTTCCTGGGGGGCGAGGAATCGCACGCGTTCACCAAGGGTCCGATGCTGCCGTCACCGGGGCAGAAGCCCGAGTTCGACCCGTCCGGAACGTACGCCGAGGAGACGCTGTCGCGGGCCGACCCCGACGAACAGGTGTGGCGGGTGGGCAGGCTGGCCGTGTGGGCGGTGACGCGGCTGTTCGACATCGAACCCGAGGATCTGCTGTACGCGCGGGTCGACGTGATCGGCGGCGCGGACGATCCGCGCCTGCTGGAATTGGAACTCGTCGAGCCGTCGCTGGGATTCCGCCAACTCGGCGCCGACGACCGCGCCGGTGCGGAGCGCGAGTTCGCGCTCGGCGTGGAACGCGCGCTGGAGCGGTTCGGGCTCGGACCGCTGTCGCACCGGTCCACCTGA
- a CDS encoding quinone oxidoreductase family protein: MYAIEVAETGGPEVLNYVERSEPSPGPGEVLIKADAIGVNFIDTYFRSGLYPRELPFVVGSEVCGTVAAIGNDVAALKVGDRVVTANAVGAYADYCVAPADFVAYVPDGVAPEAVASALLKGMTAHYLLKSTYPVQPSDTILVHAGAGGVGLILTQWATSLGTRVITTASTPEKAELSRQAGAVEVLEYPNPDDPQAFASRVRELTGGAGVSAVYDGVGATTFDASLASLAVRGTLALFGASSGPVPPVDPQRLNQAGSVFLTRPTLAHHTRTADEFSWRAGELINAIADGSIKITVGGKYALAEASQAHTDLQNRKTVGSIVLIP, from the coding sequence GTGTATGCCATCGAAGTTGCCGAGACCGGCGGACCCGAAGTTCTCAACTACGTCGAACGCTCCGAGCCCTCCCCAGGGCCCGGTGAGGTTCTGATCAAAGCCGACGCGATCGGCGTCAACTTCATCGACACCTATTTCCGGTCGGGGTTGTATCCCCGGGAACTGCCGTTCGTCGTGGGGTCGGAGGTGTGCGGCACGGTGGCCGCAATCGGCAACGACGTCGCGGCGCTCAAGGTCGGCGACCGGGTGGTCACGGCCAACGCCGTCGGCGCGTACGCCGACTACTGCGTGGCCCCTGCGGATTTCGTGGCCTACGTCCCCGACGGTGTGGCGCCCGAGGCGGTCGCCTCGGCGCTGCTCAAGGGCATGACCGCGCATTACCTGCTGAAGTCCACGTACCCGGTGCAGCCCTCGGACACCATCCTGGTGCACGCGGGCGCGGGCGGTGTCGGGCTGATCCTCACCCAGTGGGCGACGAGCCTCGGAACGAGGGTGATCACCACGGCGTCCACACCCGAGAAGGCCGAACTGTCGCGGCAGGCCGGTGCGGTGGAGGTCTTGGAGTATCCGAACCCCGACGATCCGCAGGCGTTCGCGTCCCGCGTCCGTGAGCTCACCGGCGGCGCCGGCGTGTCCGCGGTGTACGACGGTGTGGGTGCGACGACGTTCGACGCGAGCCTCGCGAGCCTTGCGGTGCGCGGCACCCTGGCGCTGTTCGGCGCGTCGAGCGGCCCGGTGCCGCCGGTGGACCCGCAACGGCTGAACCAGGCGGGTTCGGTGTTCCTCACCCGGCCCACCCTGGCGCACCACACCCGCACGGCCGACGAGTTCTCGTGGCGTGCGGGTGAGTTGATCAACGCCATCGCCGACGGATCCATCAAGATCACCGTCGGCGGCAAGTACGCGCTGGCCGAGGCGTCGCAGGCGCACACCGACCTGCAGAACCGCAAGACGGTGGGCTCGATCGTCCTGATCCCGTGA